TTACATCAAATGATCATATAATTAAGGTAAAACTAGCTAGTTGATATTATGTTTAGGTTATCGTTTTCAACCACATAATATACTACATATGTTAGTTAATTAGTAGTCAAAGTTAATCAAAGCTAGTGTTATATATTCATTGAAATTTTTTTACTCATAGGATAGTCGGATCATGATATcatttatgatattaatattatttgttgGAAAGCACCCGACAAATAGATCCACGATATTCATAATCGCACGTTTAATGTGGTAACCATAGTCGGATGATCAGTCATTTTTTACAAAATAAAGTCATGATGTCGAAAACTGTTAGGTTACTATTTAAAGATATGCCGTTAATTGTAAGATCATAAGTTGTTTTGATTATGAAAGGATGAATTAAAGTTAATTTGAGTTCTGTTTCATTTTATAAAAGTCACTTGCATGTTTTTGAGTACTGAATCACCATGCATACGTTTCTTTCAATGCATGTTATTATGCTATATGAAGTACAATAatcatatatattaattaattatgattataattcaaACGTCATGTTAAACAGGATATAGTTTGTTGATGCATGAGGAAACACATTTATAATAATATAGTTGATAGTTGATGTATATAGAAACTAAATTGTAACTTTTGAATTGTTTTAGCCTGGCTAGAAATAGGATGATGAATACGGGCAGCGGGCAACTGTCAGTTCCTCCTGGGTTCCGATTTCATCCGACAGATGAAGAGTTGCTTTACTATTATCTGCGAAAAAAGGTTTCCTACGAGGCAATTGACCTTGACGTTATTCGAGAAATAGATCTCAACAAACTAGAGCCATGGGATCTCAAAGGTCAGTCAGTCGTCTCTACAATTGttctaataatttttgtaataaattATCAATACCTAATGCCCATTTATGCATGTTAATTGATATTGTACTTTATTTGTTTACTGCATGCATTCTAGTAGTGTTTTTCTCTCTTTTAACTAATCATAGTTTGGCTAATCCAAATAAATGGATTACATCCACACTAACAGTGTCTTTGTTAATTTACTGCTTAATTGAATGAGATCATTCACTATTGAATGTCAAATCGTTAATGATTCAGTGCCTTTGTTAATGACATTTAAATGACAAATGATGACGAACCGTTCAACAAAATGTGCTATTTGAAATACTCTCTTAACCATTACACATTTACTTTCTTTCATATTCTCCTTAAATTATATTCACAACACATACAAACaattatattcttttatagaattatttataaattataaatttaatacatTTGGTCTACatcaatttataaagtttattcatAATAATTATCAAACAAGTTTGTTCTACATCAATTCGGGTCATAATCTTTCGGACATGGGCAAAAGAATATGGCAAGCGGTTATATGGTCGAGTGTATATCTAATGTGGAAAAATAGGAATGACAAGATCTTCAAAAACAAATGTTGGAATGTTCCGGTTGCGGTCAATAAAATTCAAGTTAAGAGCTTCGAGTGGATCGCGAGGAGGTGCAAGGCGAAGAAGATAGAGTGGCATAATTAGTTACATAACCCATTGTTTTGTATCGAGTAATTTGTTAAATTCGAGTCGGTTGACTGAGTTGCTATCTTGGCAGCTCACCAACCCGTCGTGTAAACATTTGGTTGTAAAAGTTGTGagtaaatgaaataaaatataaggttgcctttaaaaaaaaaaaaaaaaaacaagttatTTTTACACAAACCTGTAAAAAATTGATAAAAAGTTTAGACTATCCAGAGATAAGTATTTTTATCCTTTAAACACTATATATTGCTTTTAATTAATACTGTTCATAACTGACATGTTATTTAAAAGTCAAATTATACCCTTATTCTTGGCATATTGGTCCAAATCTAATCCGAATTTCCTGCATGACCTTTTTTAAAACTGCTACTCAGCCTACTCATATTACATTATTTTAGACAATAATCCCAAATACACGGTAAAACTTCACATGCAAATTGGCATGAATTCTGAAGGATGTAATGGATTTATCTGAATGCAGAAAAGTGTAGAATTGGATCGGGTCCGCAAAATGAGTGGTACTTCTTTAGCCACAAGGACAAAAAGTATCCAACTGGGACCCGGACTAACCGGGCCACAACTGCCGGATTTTGGAAAGCAACCGGAAGAGACAAGGCCATCCATCTTCATAGCAATTCAAAAAGAATTGGAATGCGAAAGACGTTAGTATTTTACACCGGACGAGCCCCTCACGGCCAGAAAACCGATTGGATCATGCATGAATATCGCCTTGATGACCAGTACTCCAATGCCGCCGCACCATCAGAAGTTCAGGTACCatataaattatcaatcattgaaaaTATTTATTCACTTATACGTTGATCTTCTTGCtattaaaagtattagtattacTGCATACACTAAAACACAAAGATAATGGTTGGGTCGTATGCTGACATCATCACCTTCTTGCTATTTAACTAAGTAAATTACTCTGACATGCTAAAATTACAAGAAGATGGTTGGGTCGCATGCCACATATACTAAAACACAAAGATAATGAAGAGCTATAGTTGATGACGTCAAGCTGACATCATCATCCtctattttttgaatttttttttttttttttttttgtaatagaaATATTACCCTCGCCGCAACGTGCGAGTTCCCTACCTCATTTTGACTATTTAACTAAGTAAAATACTCTGTCATGCTAAAATTACAGGAAGATGGTTGGGTCGTGTGCCGAGTATTCAAGAAAAAAAACCACACAAGAAGCCCATACCAATCGGACGATCATCATGATCATACTCTTCATGCTGAAGATGATTCCCATCATTTAATCGATCAAGAAATCAACAAGAATAACGATGATATTGCTCAGCTTCAAGGTCTACATAGCTACGAATGCAACATCACTAACAACACGACGTTATTTGATGGCAACTCGATGCATCTTCCTCAATTGTTAACCTCTCCTCATGAACACACACCATATTTTCTAGCACCACGTCATAGCGGCCACATCATCAACGACATGGATTGTTCTAGAAACTTGTTGAGTTTGATGTCAGCAAGTCAGGGCGGTTGTGGTTGCAGTAGTGGAATGCAACACCCACAAGTAGAGAGGTCACTATTAGTGACTAGTAATGTGAACGCTGACTGGTCTTTTTTGGACAAGCTTCTTGCTTCGAACCAGCATCACTCGGGCATTTTTGATCAACAAGGCCCGTGTAATGATCCTTCATCGTCCCAACCCTTTAGTCACTCTGAAGTGGGCCCGGGCCCGTCGTCTCATGTCTTTCCTTTTCATTACCTTGGCCATGAAAACGATATTTTGAAGTTCTCCAAGTAGAGGAGGGTGATATGGCATCCCTTTTAAAGGGCTCTTTATATGAATAATCATTGTGGTTTTATGGAACAATGTTGTTTAGTACTTGATTAATCAGCTCTAGTGATGCAACGTTTTGTAGCCTTGAATTTTTTCAATATTTTTGCATAATCGGTCACACGAATTGAAGCTACAATATGTACAAAGATCTTCAACGAGCTCCTCATGTTATAGTTATGTAATCATGAGTATTATTCTTTTATCATGTTCCATAAGAACAAATGAGTATTTACATAAAAGCAGTCAAACGATTTTTTGACCTATAGGAGCTTCACCATTATACTAATCGATCTCTAGACCAAATTCCTAACTAAACCTATAGTAACAACATAATTACTTACAAATATGTTAAGATTATTGTATCAGATATAAACAAAGTCATCTGTTAGCAGCCGCCATTGCTTCTTCAATGCTTCTGATGACAACACTAAGACTGCCACCACTTTCAAGAGCTTTAACAGCAGCTAAATGAGCTTGCTTATGCCATTTCAAAAGATTATAAGATTGCAGAACAGACCACCTTGCTTGATTCGACATCTATTTCAACACAAAACCATCATTGTTCAATACTTATATATCATTATCATCTAGTAAAAAAAGGTAGAACCAAATCTTTGCAAAATTAAGCAGATGGTTACCTGTGCAACAGAAAATGGTGGTTCCAAAAGCAAACAAATACTTCTAAACAAATTTTCATCGTTCTCTCCGCCCTCGGCCTCTCCATAAACAAGAGCTTCAGCTGCTATACCACCAAATAGCACCATGCAGTATCTGAAACATAATATGCAAAACTTAGCTTCCATAAAGCATTTATAAAGATATGTTAATGTTCAGGCATTAAAAATCAAGCAAAAAAACACCTGTCAAAGGCAACACCGGTGAGTCTGCCTTCAGCAAGCTCGTTTTGTAGATTCTCATCCCAAAACTGTGTTCCTGCCTGCATAATTGAAACCCATATACCATTAAAGCTCTGATCATATACTTGCAGGCAGAGAAATGCACAAGTAATTTTACATGACCATAATTACCTGTCCTTGAATACCCATCTGCATTGCAACAATAGGATCTAAAATTACTCCACGAATGGGGCATCCCATAAGATAAGCTGCAATTTCATAATGTAAtactaatcattaacaaagtacagTTCGCTAACACTATATATATCTGCATCAAAGCAGAAAGACTGACCAACGAGAAGATGTCCTGCTTCATGCACAAGTATACGCCGTTTGTATGGGGGCCAATAACTTGTTATTTGGGCTAAACAAGAACCACCAAGAAATACTGAGTCCACCATAGCCAAACCTAATGTTACTGCTAGATGAGGTCTGAGATCAATTCCATGATCCACCAGATACGAAAATCCAGCGAAAAATGCAACTAAAGCAACACTAGAACTTCCGCTAAGGCCCCACTTCTTTGGTGAAAGTTTGGTAACTGTATcatgtatttataataatattaagagATACTACATTAAACTCAGATAGGCAAGTGCAACACTgattatgtaatatataaatacCAGACAATCAGGTTTAATATTGTTTTGATGCACTTCTAATGTTCAACGTTGTAATAATCAGATACTTGGTTGTTTAAATGACTAAAAATTAGTGATTATTTATGAACCTAATAGATATAAATATAACCAAATAATAATATTCATCTTAAGTTGTTAACTAAATTTCTTGCAACAACATCAAACACTATAACCACTTTCACAACACAATCCCAAACTACAATTGATAACTCTAAAATACACCAAAAGTGCAATCATAACGCAGAAAATAGTACTCCCACCTTCTAAACCAGTTGAAGACTTCAAAACAATTGGAGTAACATCTCTTGTTCCCTCCAAAACTACAATTCACAAAACACAATAACCTAGGGTAATAATTTTGTACAATACAGTAGAAGTAAAATTTATTTATATGAACAATTTTACAGAAATTAATAGTTACCGATACTGCGGTACTTTCCGAAATGATATAGAAAACCTTTATCCTTTAAAAAGGAATAAGCAGAAGCAACAAGTCTCATATCATCAGCATTTAAACACGTGTCTAATACTTCCCAATCTCTCT
This window of the Rutidosis leptorrhynchoides isolate AG116_Rl617_1_P2 chromosome 7, CSIRO_AGI_Rlap_v1, whole genome shotgun sequence genome carries:
- the LOC139858755 gene encoding protein SOMBRERO, whose protein sequence is MMNTGSGQLSVPPGFRFHPTDEELLYYYLRKKVSYEAIDLDVIREIDLNKLEPWDLKEKCRIGSGPQNEWYFFSHKDKKYPTGTRTNRATTAGFWKATGRDKAIHLHSNSKRIGMRKTLVFYTGRAPHGQKTDWIMHEYRLDDQYSNAAAPSEVQEDGWVVCRVFKKKNHTRSPYQSDDHHDHTLHAEDDSHHLIDQEINKNNDDIAQLQGLHSYECNITNNTTLFDGNSMHLPQLLTSPHEHTPYFLAPRHSGHIINDMDCSRNLLSLMSASQGGCGCSSGMQHPQVERSLLVTSNVNADWSFLDKLLASNQHHSGIFDQQGPCNDPSSSQPFSHSEVGPGPSSHVFPFHYLGHENDILKFSK
- the LOC139858190 gene encoding uncharacterized protein, giving the protein MIYLRCTPPSQFLPSLPHNLPPKILLFSLNCRQQSQRIKTRALTEWKEYEQAVKDKDLSKALRFLQQVEIQLPNDYSIESQSDIKPLKMLELQRDWEVLDTCLNADDMRLVASAYSFLKDKGFLYHFGKYRSIVLEGTRDVTPIVLKSSTGLEVTKLSPKKWGLSGSSSVALVAFFAGFSYLVDHGIDLRPHLAVTLGLAMVDSVFLGGSCLAQITSYWPPYKRRILVHEAGHLLVAYLMGCPIRGVILDPIVAMQMGIQGQAGTQFWDENLQNELAEGRLTGVAFDRYCMVLFGGIAAEALVYGEAEGGENDENLFRSICLLLEPPFSVAQMSNQARWSVLQSYNLLKWHKQAHLAAVKALESGGSLSVVIRSIEEAMAAANR